The sequence TTTAAAGGAATACTTGCTTAAGATGATTCTTGGTGTCATCCACCCACAGCCAAACACCTTCCGTGTGGCTATCAGTCAGACCAATCCAATATAATGTATTTGGGCCAATATCTTGGATTTTTTGTGCTAGAAATTTCTAGGAAATAGAGATTAATTTAATATGCTTCATTTATTATATCCAATGCACATATGAGATTTTTCtaataatcatattatttataatatatatacatagtattTCTAAACCTGCTCCTCAATGCTGTTGATGATGACCAGGTCTCCACCCAGATCTTGACAGCGTTGTCTGCTGCTGTTCCAGTCTTTGACCTCAGTGGAAAAAACATAGAATCTGCCTTTGTCCTGGACCCACTTTTCTGGTAAATCTTACAtgaaaatgtcttaatgtttaATGTCACTGTGGTTTGGCGCACAAGCAGTGAGACTTAGtttgtaatatttctaatatatgcTCTTCAATATactgacattaaaaataaattgactTGCTTTTTTGAGGACAGTGGCGTGCTTGGGACCTGTTTTCCAAATCCTTGTGAAGGAACGGCTTGATTTGTGCACCATGGTCAACATCTAGCATAGaaataaacacaataataaatgaaattctAAATGAATATTGAGTATTACTAGCTGTATTGTCACGTAAATGGAGAAGATGAGGAGATTGTCTACCTTGATCTGAACAGTTCCTTACTGGTTCACAACTTATTTGCCAGTCCATGGCATTGCtaaaatctgaaatacaaattaaaaagacTTCTGTTTTGAACTTACGTTTTGTATATGTAGTaaacactgtataaaaaataaacgAGAGATGAAAAGTTGAGACCAGATTAGAGAGTTTCCCTCCAATTAAGACACCATATGAACATAAATTTCAGAAAAACGTtcatcagaaaataataataagaataaataaataaaatccatggtaaattaaacaaacagtggaataaacacaaataatttcAAGATTCTAGAGTGAATGTTATGTGGACATGATTATATTACAATTGTATTCTAATTATAACTGACCCTCAAACTAAATTATGTGGCATATGAGGGAaaagaaatgtacattttgtttgtcaataatgatgataataataataattattattacaatgtgtTGAATATTTAACAGACTTCCACAAAGTGTAAATATAAGACATGAGGATACTCACACAGGTGAGCCAACACCGCATTCGCCAGCAGGGACAGGAAGAGAACAGAGAGAAAAACCACCATACAGATATGATCGACCAAACAAtttctatctaaaaaaaaaaaaaaaaaaaaaaaaaaaaaaaaaaaaaaaaagaacatttcaaaaCCGAAATGAAACTGTTGAAacaatttaccaaaaaataaataaataacaaatagcacttaccttcAGCTTTATGTGCTGATTTTGAGATGGATCTTGGAATGGTGTTGGAATAAATAGGTTCAGCCATCTTTTGCAAATATGTGAGAAATTAAGAGAGGATCTGGTGAAGTATTCTTAGAGGCTGGGTTTAACTACTTAAGCAGTTATATTTCCTGTCATCATTTCCTGTCAGTTGGTCATTAGTTGTTAGGGGCATCATCTCAAACACAAATtatacatatttcttttttttttttttttttttttttacacttgctATTTATGTTTTTACCTAATTGATGAAATGTTAAAGAAATTGAACTCTGATCTCACTCTAATTTAATAATGATGCAATCAATTACAATGGAAAGAAACATGGCTTACTTTATCGTCCTTCTCTTACTGAACTGAAGGGGAGCTTCTTGCTGTTCACATTTCACACATACAGAAATGAAGGTGATAAGGCAGCAGCCCTCACAGACCACAAATACctttagacatacagtactgtgcaaaagtctttggCCACTactattttcaccaacaaaaattattttaaggcaGTTATTTccatgttttgctgtagtgtgtcattagtaaatatcagtttacatttccaaacattatttttgtctttaattgtaataatccagtgagatttttgctTGCACAATGAGTCTGActgcagccagtgctccacacagagatctgatctgatatgatctcatcatcatcagtctgtctggaataacatgaagaaaaacagaacaaactgagaccgacttcaccattttttgttggtgaaaatactagtggcctaagacttttgcactgtatactgtacataccagttaaacacaaaatatgtatgagggactttttttttcttcttcttcagaaaGTTATAACCAGATACTTTGGGGTAAATTGAGCCAGTGATTgggattaatatatttttttatagatttttaaaatagATAATAGGTATTACTGCCTTGTGCTTGTTTTGACTGCTCTGTGGGGATATGTCGCCGACATAATGTCGGTATCAATTGttcatgttgcgattaattgctaatgctatATGGTATtatcacaatattaaagtttattttcCAAAAAGTGGTCATAGTACATTATAacagtgtgacgagtggggcggggccaagagccgtgggaacaggagcgaggccagtggagtgattggaaatgagcgacacctgcttgtcccacggaggagatggaaggatataaaagaggagtgacgacagtgaaggacgagagaggaccaggcctgggttttagttgtgtttggtttttatttgtgcgcgtcagtcatCCGTggggggctgacgcgctgttttatctttattttgtcattaaaatgtcatttaattgtctgccggttcccgcctccttcttcccgatgattatgaagtttgtacgTTGTTACaaacaggtttaataacttttgtcttataaacaaaataattgaatatttaaatacaataaagcaatacagaaaaataaataaagttaaatgttttacacagattaaagtgcacaaggaagaccaataggtatcacttcTTCTGGAGATTGAatgtcctgcaaagttcagctccagtcctaataaaacacacctgaagcaactattTAAGGTCTTCAGGCCCACTTAAAAATTaagggtgtgtttgattagggatggagctaaactttgcaggacagttgatcgccaggagcagggttggaggacgttgtagtccagattaaaatgtaaaaaaaagtttgaaaataatagCCTATTAAgcctaaatatttaagtatttgggcTTTAATGACCAccatagcaaatccacaaatctgaatcactatttaaatacgttttagaaAGTGacacagctgctttatttatgggttTCCAGGTTaatggctgcattttctgcagtttagcaccatctgcagtcagagagtgaatgtgctttcttCAAAGTCCTTCAAGACAATtcatgtcactcggcggccatcttcGAAACGCTTCTCGGGCATTCAAGTGCaatctccaaaactgttcagtaTGCTTAtgattatatttcacatttgaaatcacagaagaaatctgacaacaactgtgtcataaatgttgttatttttgctcaaatagcattatgAAAATCTTATTAATCAGGCTAGATATGCCACATGCACAGTCCCAAGAGCAGTCTCCAAACACtcactgtttctatagcaaccaggatttctaacagcagctgcagtgatgcaattactttaccgattagcgattggctctttcattcagaaggcagGGCTTCCTGAGATTGAGCGGCCATATTGAGTGTTGCATTCTTTCCCATTCAAAAATTATAGTCTTTGCTTTCATACAGCGTGCCTCTCACGTGTTGcctcatgtgcttctcatgcgtgctttTTTACATGAGAGCGTACATgcatctttcaagcagcatacagcggcattgttcattttgaacagttgatgggaaaagtagtcttaaaatgcattccaaattccgAATAATTTGTAgtatataattattcacggtataTAGAACTGCCTACaataacaatatcgtgcatattcaTCACCGTAATTTATCGCATTATTGAATACCGGCACAAGTCTACTGCtcggttataaaaaaataataatattaataaaaaagtcaGACTGGATCAAGTCATTCTTATGTTAATGAGGACTGGAAAAAAACAGACTGTACTTAAATGTGTTTGCACTTTTATCTTACCCTGTTGGTACCTGTTAGTGTGAGTTGAAATTTAAAACgactgatcaatcaatcaatcaatcaatcaatcaatcagtgatTATTACAGTAAACATAGGTCTTCCTCAAATAACTCTGTTTTCTAAAAAATTATGTAGTATATATAAAATTGCCATATTCTAGTtcagtaaatattaatttaaaatatcaatttcAATGTGTTTCTTCTTGCTGTTACTTTCTCAAAATCAGCAATGATTTCCCTGCAAAGACGCGTCACATGGACATGTATTAGAAATAAAAGTCCTACTGCTTCTTAAAGGtcacccaagatgtagatgggtttgtttcttcatcagaatggATTTGTAGAAATTTGGCATCACATCTCTTGCTCACTAATGAATCCTCTACAGTAAATGGGTGCTGTCAAAATAACAATCCAAGAGCAGAGGTTTGCATAttgcaaacacacattttttcacttcacaaaacataaccaatggactggagttgtgtggattacatgtggattattgtgatgcttttatcagctgtatgGACTCTCAATCTAATGGCGCCCATTCACTACAGTGTATTCTTTAGTGAGCAAATGACATAATGTAAATTTCTCCAATCTGTTCTGAAGAAGACATAAATTATACAATCAGGTAAGTATCAATTATAAGACCAAGATTTACAGGGGTCCTGGGCCACCCAATAATGAACATTTGCCCACCCTGGCAAGCATGCAACATCCACCTCCTCAATTATCTCAACCACCCTGAGAGTCATAACTGGAGACTGGCCTCTACATGCGTGAGGCTTTCATTCACTAGTTATGATGTTTGATGTTGCTATTGATGTTGATATATTCTTTCATAATTATTATGTGTCATAATTattaacacactggtttgtagcacTTTGCTATTCTTCTAATTATTTACCTATAGTGGCTGATGAATCAGAAGCTTACTTCCACAATGCAAAATAATGGGGATGGAGGTGCTGTGGCCAATGCTGCtaacaataattacaaaataaagaacGTAAATCTTTCTTAAGTGTAttgtatataatacattattatatataacaatGGTATTGAAAGTCATGAAGTGTCAAAAGAACCTTTGACATCCAaaactttccattccacaaaaggttctttacagtgGAAATACATTGTTTAgattaatacattataatattcttcacactaaaaatggttcttttaaaaaaaagatttcctgaaaggttctttggggaccAACTTTTGTTCATCAATGACATCACTGTAAAAACTGTAGTACTACTGATCAAGAACACGGAACCTCACAAATACTTCTTTGCATTTCCAAGCAAGAAATATCTCCCCTTTTTTCTCCTTTTAGGTATCCATTTATTACAGCACAGTCTTCACCCATGGGATCACGCATATCATAATTGTCAGGGGGGTAGATCCACCATCTGACAGGACAAAACAAGTGTCAGGGCAATAACCTGTATCAAAAATCCATATGGTCCTTATATAACTTTTGCCATCGTACAAAGAGGCAATGCTAAGCACATCAGATGTTGAAATAAATGGTACTTACGAGATGTTGTTGTTTAGGAGGCTGTTGTCCACCCAAAGCCATACTCCCTCGGTCTGGTGGTCAGTCAGACCGATCCAGTGTAGCACCAATGCATTAAAATCGACTATTTGCTGAGCAAGAAATTCCTGAAAAGACACAAGGCAGAAATATGACTTTAATAATTGATTATGCACAATGCAACCCAAGGTTTGGTATAATGGGCAACTGAGTGGTGCAGTGTGACTGATAAAGTGTTTGCATAGTTTTTAGACCTTTGCAACCTTGCatttaaaacaaaccaacaaaaaggTTTCTATGATATTTTGGTGCCTACATATGAGTCAGGTCCTTTCTGGAGTGGGTAAATTCTAGTTGCAGtacatttgcagtaaaaataaataaataaaatcctaaaaCTAAAAGCACCTATATGCACCTGCTCCTCACTGCTGTTGATGATGACCAGGTCTCCACCCAGATCCTGACAGCGTTGTCTGCTGCTGTTCCATTCCTTTGTATCATTGGAGAAAACATAGAATCTGCCCTTGTCCTGGACCCACTTCTCTGGCAAACCTGAAGTGAAAGAGGATTCTTTGTTAATTGAGGGTTAATGTAATTATACTGTACGTGTATGCTTTCTCATTAAATGGCAGAATGAATAATGCATtcaatatatattctaaaaaactTCATATAtattctctgctgtggagtcaagacatatataaatatgattaaaagataaatatgcgacaaaactacagaatgtcacattttattattagttctttcgacacatacatgtttctccaaataaaaaggacagtaCTTTTTGTGTTCTTACCACTAAACCACTACTTGATGTGAGCacaagtattggaacagttgaatgtaaaagattaaaagctaaaatttaattgcaaatcccttgcatgcaatcagagcagtgagtctgcaacccatagacatcaccagactcttggtcttatgctttgaaatgcttttctcaagcctttaatgcagccaattttTCTTTTCAGGGTTTTAGGGTTGTTATGCAATAAAAGAATGCTGTTACTGCAGATGGGATTATAGATGATAAAGGTGACATGCAAAGGATTGCTTTTCAGAGATGTAATGAGTTAAACTCAGGTAGTTATCAAGGTTTGTGCAGGCAGCTAGAGGTTTTCAAAAAGACTATTGTATGTGCTTGTTTAGTAAAATAGAAAGCATTAGACAAATTggtcttaaatatttttaacagcaGTTCACTGCACATTTATGAATTCTGAATTAGGGTTGATCTAGCCTAAAGTTAAACTTAACTTAACCTAAAGCCTCAACTGTGGTTGTATATTTTGCCTTCAGATAGGCCTAGGTTATGCCTGCTGTGGTTGTATGTGTTTGTTGAACTAGagactgatttctagttgtgccctcttttggaaggctaaacaaagtagtttcactgacacaaggaaacacacagcatctgcaCAACATGGCAGTGACGACAACATCAAGAattaaagttacgccttctttctttgcatgaaaatTTGGGCAGCGCTATACGAATCTtaccacacagtgacgtagacatgggGGCATTTAAGAAAGGTGTTTTAGGAGgatgtggacaagtcttaactttcataaagaatatctctttggatttgagactttaatctttgcaactttacagatcttctttatacaccaagagcttgtaacgctCCAAAGAgtaaggaaaaattgaaattgcatcatatgacccctttaaatacacCATAACTCTTTAATACATCATTAACTAActttaactaatggaaccttattgtaaagtgttgccaaAAGCTCTCCAACTCTGATCA comes from Carassius auratus strain Wakin chromosome 3, ASM336829v1, whole genome shotgun sequence and encodes:
- the LOC113050337 gene encoding C-type lectin domain family 17, member A-like isoform X8; its protein translation is MDWQISCEPVRNCSDQDVDHGAQIKPFLHKDLENRSQARHCPQKNLPEKWVQDKGRFYVFSTEVKDWNSSRQRCQDLGGDLVIINSIEEQKFLAQKIQDIGPNTLYWIGLTDSHTEGVWLWVDDTKNHLNLWAMPPDDHKSADNLLGEDCVVLNGRMLDANWGDVFCLRKERCICEIPCS
- the LOC113050337 gene encoding hepatic lectin-like isoform X3, whose translation is MAEPIYSNTIPRSISKSAHKAEDRNCLVDHICMVVFLSVLFLSLLANAVLAHLYFSNAMDWQISCEPVRNCSDQDVDHGAQIKPFLHKDLENRSQARHCPQKNLPEKWVQDKGRFYVFSTEVKDWNSSRQRCQDLGGDLVIINSIEEQKFLAQKIQDIGPNTLYWIGLTDSHTEGVWLWVDDTKNHLNLWAMPPDDHKSADNLLGEDCVVLNGRMLDANWGDVFCLRKERCICEIPCS
- the LOC113050337 gene encoding C-type lectin domain family 7 member A-like isoform X5; protein product: MHENIYMNPMQHNPGSEARDQISVFSDKKFVGNKRDGVYLVVLLSILLFLSLLATAVLACLYYTSNSNQLIECEPVKNNSNLEDNKPLLSCSYKGLPEKWVQDKGRFYVFSNDTKEWNSSRQRCQDLGGDLVIINSSEEQEFLAQQIVDFNALVLHWIGLTDHQTEGVWLWVDNSLLNNNISWLNLFIPTPFQDPSQNQHIKLKQCHGLANKL
- the LOC113050337 gene encoding CD209 antigen-like protein E isoform X1 gives rise to the protein MHENIYMNPMQHNPGSEARDQISVFSDKKFVGNKRDGVYLVVLLSILLFLSLLATAVLACLYYTSNSNQLIECEPVKNNSNLEDNKPLLSCSYKGLPEKWVQDKGRFYVFSNDTKEWNSSRQRCQDLGGDLVIINSSEEQEFLAQQIVDFNALVLHWIGLTDHQTEGVWLWVDNSLLNNNISWLNLFIPTPFQDPSQNQHIKLKIEIVWSIISVWWFFSLFSSCPCWRMRCWLTCILAMPWTGK
- the LOC113050337 gene encoding C-type lectin mannose-binding isoform-like isoform X6; this translates as MHENIYMNPMQHNPGSEARDQISVFSDKKFVGNKRDGVYLVVLLSILLFLSLLATAVLACLCLPEKWVQDKGRFYVFSNDTKEWNSSRQRCQDLGGDLVIINSSEEQEFLAQQIVDFNALVLHWIGLTDHQTEGVWLWVDNSLLNNNISWLNLFIPTPFQDPSQNQHIKLKIEIVWSIISVWWFFSLFSSCPCWRMRCWLTCILAMPWTGK
- the LOC113050337 gene encoding CD209 antigen-like protein E isoform X2, with product MHENIYMNPMQHNPGSEARDQNKKFVGNKRDGVYLVVLLSILLFLSLLATAVLACLYYTSNSNQLIECEPVKNNSNLEDNKPLLSCSYKGLPEKWVQDKGRFYVFSNDTKEWNSSRQRCQDLGGDLVIINSSEEQEFLAQQIVDFNALVLHWIGLTDHQTEGVWLWVDNSLLNNNISWLNLFIPTPFQDPSQNQHIKLKIEIVWSIISVWWFFSLFSSCPCWRMRCWLTCILAMPWTGK
- the LOC113050337 gene encoding C-type lectin domain family 4 member A-like isoform X4 produces the protein MHENIYMNPMQHNPGSEARDQISVFSDKKFVGNKRDGVYLVVLLSILLFLSLLATAVLACLYYTSNSNQLIECEPVKNNSNLEDNKPLLSCSYKGLPEKWVQDKGRFYVFSNDTKEWNSSRQRCQDLGGDLVIINSSEEQEFLAQQIVDFNALVLHWIGLTDHQTEGVWLWVDNSLLNNNISWWIYPPDNYDMRDPMGEDCAVINGYLKGEKRGDISCLEMQRSICEVPCS